The window TCGAGCTGGCTCAGGAGGCCGAGATCCCCGTCATCCTCCTCGACCGCGGTGTCGAGGCCAGCGAAGACCTCTACGTCACCCGTATCGCTCCCGACAACGTGAACGTCGCGGCGTCGGTCGGCGAGTGGGCGCTGGAGACCTTCCCCGAGGGTGCGAACTACTACACGCTCGAGGGTGTCCCCGGACTCTCCGTCGTCAACGAGCGTAACGAGGGCTTCGACATGGCGATCGAGGGTGCGTCGGGATGGAACAAGGTCGGCGCCCAGACCGCAAACTGGACCGCCGACGAGGGCAAGTCGGTCATCGAGACCGTGCTCAGCGCGAACCCCGACCTGCAGTTCATCTTCGCGCAGAACGACGAGATGGGCATCGGTGCGGCCGCCGCGGTGACCGCAGCCGGTCTCGTCCCGGGCGAGGACGTCAGGATCGCCACGATCGATGGCACGACGCCGGCTCTCGAAGCGCTCGCATCCGGTGAGCTCAGCTTCGTCGCGCAGTACAACCCCTTCTTCGGCGACCTCGCCGTCGAGGCGGTCAACGACGCACTCGCGGGCGAAGAGGTCGAGAAGAACATCATTGTCGAGGGTGAGACGTTCAACTCGCCCGAGGCCGGTCAGGCCGCGATCGACGAGGGCAAGGGCTTCTGAGCCAGCTCTCCTTCGGGTGAGAGCATGAGCCATGCGCGCGGGGGCCGCCGTTCCGGTGGCCCTCGCGTGCACATGTCTCGCATCCGCAGGGCTTTCCCGCACCACGAAGGAAACACGCAGCCATGAGTGAACCTCTCGCGATCGTCGAGGTCCGCAACGCGTCCATCAGCTTCCCCGGAGTGAAGGCACTCGACGACGTCAGCTTCCGGCTGCTCCCCGGCGAGGTGCACACCCTCATGGGCGAAAACGGCGCGGGAAAGTCGACGCTCATCAAGGCGCTCACCGGCGTCTACCAGATCGATTCGGGCGAGATCGTCGTCGCCGGCCAGGTGCGGCACTTCGCCGGCACCGCGTCTGCACAGGCCGCGGGGATCTCCACGGTCTACCAGGAAGTCAACCTGTGCACGAATCTCACCATCGGTGAGAACGTCATGCTCGGGCACGAGGTGCGCGACTGGCG of the Microbacterium invictum genome contains:
- a CDS encoding substrate-binding domain-containing protein, which codes for MAQKKRMLGLLGFVGAGALALGLAGCASGGGDDAGSGDGGDSGDLVTVGFVAVGPEGGWRNANEQAIRDAFSQEAGFDLKYAPAASPTDQKSQIDAFATFVNDEVDAILLTATEASGWEDSLELAQEAEIPVILLDRGVEASEDLYVTRIAPDNVNVAASVGEWALETFPEGANYYTLEGVPGLSVVNERNEGFDMAIEGASGWNKVGAQTANWTADEGKSVIETVLSANPDLQFIFAQNDEMGIGAAAAVTAAGLVPGEDVRIATIDGTTPALEALASGELSFVAQYNPFFGDLAVEAVNDALAGEEVEKNIIVEGETFNSPEAGQAAIDEGKGF